The Brachypodium distachyon strain Bd21 chromosome 4, Brachypodium_distachyon_v3.0, whole genome shotgun sequence nucleotide sequence AAAAGTGCGCCAACGCGGGCGCCATGCATGGCAGTGTCTCAGCGGACACCACGTGgaaggccgccacgagcgGCGGTATATTGGTGCCAAGTTGGTGAAGACTGACATGGCGCCTGCCTCAGCGGACACGATGAAGAAGGCCGCCACGAGTGGTGGCGTACCGATGCCAAGTTGGTGAAGAGTGCGCCAATCCGGACACCGTGTATGGCAGTGTCTCAATGGACACCGcgtagaaggccgccacgagcgGCAGTATATTGGTGCCAAGTTGGTGAAGACTGTGCCAAGGCAGGCGCCATGTACGGTGGTGTCTCAACAGCAGACACcacgtagaaggccgccaTGCGCGGCGACGGCACGACAACGGGTCGGTGAAGGAAGCGCCAAGACAGTTGGCGCACGCACTCAGTAGACACCAAGTAGAAGGTTGCCGCTAGCGACGAAGTTTGATAGTTGTAAGAGACCTGCAGGCCAACGGGCGCCTCCCGCTGACGCGAACAACCTGTTGCTGATGACGACGACGTTCAAGTGAACGCCTCTCGTGCTAAGACAACATGTGTGCCAGCTTATCCTATTCATCGAGGTAGCGCTCCGCGTGGAGCGGGCACTATGTAGACGTCGCCCGCACCATCACGCATGTCGGTGTTCAGGCTTACGTCGACGGGTTGTTGATGAAGATGGCGCCCCGTATTGGACGGGCGCTAAGCTCTGGAGACAATGGCATGCCTCCTGCATGCACCTCCATGGCACCATGGTGAAAGAAGAACGTCATCTCCCTGTACAGCGCCCTCCTTGGACGAGCACGTGTCGTCGTGGCCGGCCGCGGTCAAGGCGGCCGCGTAGCCTTGATGTCCATGGACCTGTTTGCCTTGGGCGCCTCATGGACCTGTTCGCCTTGATAATGGAACCTGTTTTGCTCGATGGTTACCTGTACTCTTGTTATGCATACGTTTTGGACGCAGCGTCTCGCTGCCCTCCGTCTTGGTCCTGTTCACCTCGATGAATATGTCCCTGGTGAGGCGCCTCATCGATCTCTTCCTTGTACGGCAGTACGACGCCCCCTTGGACGAGCGTGTCGTCGTGGCGTGCGTCGCCGTCTTGGGCGCGTTGGGCGCTGCCCTGCGTCCTTGACCGATCTGCGCTGCTAGCTTCCCTGCAGGCTGCGGCTACTCCCGGTCCTGGGTTGGCTCGCCATCCCCTTGGCGTTGAGCAAGCCGTGCGCATAGGGAAACCTGTAACAACAACAAAAGGTAGGTGGAACTATGAACCTGGTTTGGAAGCTCACAACCATGGAGACCTCGTCTAGGTCTGCCAGGCGTCATCGCGCTCCCTTCCTTGGATCTGTTCACCATGGGCGTGTCGACCAGCACCGCTCCCCTGGCACCTGTTCGTctagcgcgccgccgcgctccttcTCTCTACTGGACTTGTTCGCCATGGATCTGCTTGAGCGTGCGTCTGGGCGCGAGATGTCCGCTGCCTTCCGGTCcggctctcctcctccctcgttAGTTTGACATGGgcttctatttataggcaACAAGCTAGAGCCTGGAGGACCCTTGCGTGCTGCATGCGGCCGTTCGGCCTGCCTCCTGATTTTCTGGCTCTATCCCTTTGGATCGTATACGAGCTGCTCTTCGTTTAAACTCCACACCACCGTCATTATCCTTTAACCTTTGTGCTTATATGGCTACGTGTATGTGCGTCTACAAACTTGGCGCGCCAGCTaacccgatcgatcgagatgCACGTATCCGGTTGGCCTCGTGCAGCATAGATGTCTGCATGCGATTGATGAAGCCCCTAGCTGATCCTGCCTGTACCCACAACAAACTAATGAACAAAGGATTAATAATATACTACGTGCATGTAGCACATCTTGATCTTTTTTCCTTCATGTGCAACTGGTCGCTACATACATGCAGCTGACCCTTTTTTTCTCTGCCTGATTTAATTTTGTGCCAAATTTTGTTACAAAATCTCGTCAAACAGAGATGCAAATTTGTTGTGCATAACTTTTAGTTACCTGTTAAACATCCTTCTTGTGTATACCACTTCACCTGCTCCTCAATCAGGCTGAACCCGCACTTCCTCGGCACGGTCAGCGCCGTCTCAGCCTCAGCTTGCCTTTCTGCCCCAAGTATCCTTTCCTGTAGAACCGTGTATTGGCGCACAAAGTCGTATATTGAATTACTGGGGCTCACATATCTCTTCAATACGGCATTGAACCCCTCACTGCGTTGTGTTGACTACAAGAAGGGGTAAAAGTCTAACATGAAGTAAGCAGGCACCCAACTTGTCCGGTTTTTCCACAAATGACCTAGATCTTGATTATCTTGAACTTGATATTTCTCAATCATTGCGATCCACTTCAACTCAAATTCTTGCGGCGTCCAGCTATTGTTTATGCAATCCTCAAAATCAGCATGCAGCTCCAGGTTCCTGCCCATAAATCCCCCCAGCTTTTCTTGCGCTTTTTTCATAATATGCCAGCGGCAATTCCTGTGTCTTGCATCTGGAAAAACCTCAGCTATCCCGTTCCGCATTGCAAAGCCTTGATCTGTTATGATATTCGCGGGGGCAATCCCATCCATTGCTTCTAAGAATGTTTTGAACAACCATACAAAGCTGTCAGTGTCTTCGTTTCTCATGAACCCACACCCAAACTGAACCGACTGCCCATGGTTGTTTATCCCGATGAAAGGTGCGCACGGCATGTTGTATTTATTCGTCAAATATGTCGTGTCAAAGGAGATGCGGTCGCTGTAGTACTTGTACGATCTCCTAGCTTATGCATCCACCCAATACAAGTTTATCACCCTATCTTCATCGTCCAGCTCAAAGCTGTAAAAGAAGTCATCATCCTCTTTTTTTAGCTTGTTGAAATACTGGAGCGTGAATTTCATGTCCATTACACAATGCTCTCTGCGAAGCGCCGCTCTGAAGTTGGCCATGTCTGTCCTTGTGTACGACAAGTCTTCCAGCTTGCCATGGAGGGTCGACAGGATATGCATCATTTGGCTGGTGCGAAGGTTGCAACCATGTAGAAGTTTCACAaactccttctcctccctcggCATGTGGCGGTGTGAGCGCAAGTACCTGGCGagattgaattttttttagcacaTGGTGGTTATGTTCTTCCTCAAAATGCTCCACGATATATGTTGCACCGTCAAGCTTCACCTTCATTCTTGCTTGGCAACCAGTCCTTTCTGTGAtgtttctcttcctctttggAACAACCGATTCAGGAAGTTGCGTGtcctcttttccctttttgtttttgccagCTTTGTAGCACACAAACTGAGCTCTGCTTGTTTCACCGCTTTTTATAGGCCTCTGGTAATCAATCCTTACGCCAAACCCGTTCCATCTCGCGTAGTCCACATAGTGCTGTTTTGCTGCTTCAATGTTATCGAACCTCATGCCGACCGCTGGCTTCTTAGGAGCTGAAATACCATCATCGCCATTGCTTTCTACATCATCTGCCATTTCTCCATCCGATCTGTGCAATGGGGGCTCTGC carries:
- the LOC104585121 gene encoding uncharacterized protein LOC104585121, whose translation is MADDVESNGDDGISAPKKPAVGMRFDNIEAAKQHYVDYARWNGFGVRIDYQRPIKSGETSRAQFVCYKAGKNKKGKEDTQLPESVVPKRKRNITERTGCQARMKVKLDGATYIVEHFEEEHNHHVLKKIQSRQERILGAERQAEAETALTVPRKCGFSLIEEQAGSARGFINRMQTSMLHEANRIRASRSIGFQEELQMTSSYHSMRTGVNTYETMSMTGNSGQYGSRTYKLAVDMEADMYSCECCKFDRDGIMCCHSESYAA